Genomic window (Armatimonadota bacterium):
CTTGCCGCTGATCGGACAATTCTTCCGCAAGACGCGCCGCGTACAGAAATCGAGCGACCTGGCGATCTTCATCACCCCGCGGATCGTGGGGGCGGGCGAGTCCGCCGAGGGGCGATGAACCCGCCGTCCAGGCCCGGAAGGCCCCACCGCGCGCGTCGTAGAACTCTCCTTTGCGCCAAGGGGGCGGCATCGAACTCGGATCACAGCCGGGGGCGGTGCTGCATTCGGCGGCGTTAAGGAGGCCAGTGTGTCATCGTTTGACCGACACTACGAGCGGCTGCTAGAGATGCTGGGGCAGATGGAGATCGTGGACTGCCACGAGCACCTGCCGCCGGAGAAGGACCGCGTTGCGCAGGACGTGGACTTCTCGCTGTTCTTCAGCCACTACTGCCGGGGCGACCTGCTGGCGGCGGGGATGCCGCCGGCCGAGGTCGAGGCGTTCTTCAAGCCCGACACGGCGGCCGAGGTCAAGTGGCGCAGCTTCGAGCCGTTCTACCAGCGCATCCAGGATGGCAGCTACTGCCGGGCGGCGCACATCGCCATGGAAAAGTTCTACGGCATCGGCCGGCTGTCGTCGCTCGATGATGCGCAGGCGCTGACCGCCGCGATGCGCCAGGCCAACCGGCCGGGGCTCTACCACCAGGTGCTCAAGGAAGTGTGCCGCATCCGCCTGGCGATGAATTACGGGGCCGTCACCGACGACCCCGAGTTCTTCGCGCCGGTGATCTTCGTCGCCGAGTACGGGGAGGTCACGCCCGCGGTCATTCGCGGATTGGAGGACCGTCTGGGCGTGTCGTGCGCGAGCCTCGACCGCTACGTCGAGGCGGTGGCGCGGGAGCTGCGGGGCTTACGCGAACAGGGGATGAAGGGCCTCAAGTTCCACTTCGCGTACATGCGCGACTTGCACTTCGCCCCCCGCACGCACGCGGAGGCGGAGGCGGTGTTCAATCGCGTGATCGAGGAGGGGTACGGCTGGCGCGCCTTTTCGCTGGGCTACGAGGAGAGCCGCCCCCTTCAGGACTACATGGTCCATCGGCTGATCGAGATGGCGGGCGAGATGGAGCTGCCGGTCGTGTTCCACTCCTCGCTGCAGGCGTACACCGGGCACAACGCCGACGACGCGCGCCCGTTGCGGCTGTGGAACCTGCCGAACCGGTATCGCGACGTGGAGTTCGTGGTGCTGCACGCCGGCTTCCCGTGGCTGGAGGAGGCGGCGCTGCTGGCGAAGCAATACGCCAACGTCTATCTCGACCTGTCGTGGGCGCACCTGATGTCGCCAGAGATCACACGGCGGGCACTCAAGTCGTGGGTAGAGTTGGCGCCGATGAACAAGGTATTCGGTTTCGGCGGTGACTACTGTGTGGTGGAGAAGGTTTACGGACACCTGGTGATGGCGCGCGAGAACATCGCGCGGGCGCTGGCGGAGAAGATCGAGGACGGCAGCCTGCCCCCCGCGCGCGCCGACGCCTGGCTGCAGGCGATGATGCGCGACAACCCGGCGCGGGTGTTTCGGCTGGCGTTGTGACGCACGACGCTGGCCCATTCACAGGCGAGGGCGCCTGTGCCACCTGGATAGGCGCATCAGGCCGTGGCCTTGGCAAGAGTCCCGTGACTTAGGAGACCTGCTCACGCCCGGCCCTTCGAAGAGGCCAAACATGGCGCGGTCCTGGCCGCGCCGCCGAGGCGGACTACGCCTCCCGCGACCGCCGGCCCCGGCGGTCGCGTTCATCCCAGAACGACTGCCAGCAGCGGCGGTGCCAAAGGAGTCGTTCCGTCGCCGCCGGGTGGATCTCTTCGTAGGCCGCGATAACGGCCGCGGCTTCCTCTTCCGTCACGCTGCGGTCCGCGCAGAGCAGGAGGCCAAGGTCCCACATCGGATCGCCCACGGCGAGCAGATCCCAGTCGAGCACAGATACGGTGTCGCGCCCGGCGACGAGGTTAACCGAGTAGTAGTCGCCGTGCTGCAGCGTGGTCTCTGTGAGCTGTGGCTCGTCCGGCGCTTCGCCGATGCGCCCGCGGTTGGGCGTGGAGCGAGAGATCAGAGCGGCAAGTTCCGGACTCAGATCGGGCAGCCGGAGCGCCTGCAGCCGCGCAAGTACCCGCGCTGCCTCAACACGGTGGGCCGGCGCGAAGGGAGACGCGATCAGCCACTCCGTCACCAGCGCGGCCTCGTCGTGTTCGGCGGCGAAGCCCAGGCACCGCGGCGCTGGCACGCCGAAGCGCGGTAGCTCGTCCAATGCCAGTGCGTGCTTGCGCGCCGTATCCACCGGCCCAAGGCGGGAGTAGTCGTCGAAGCCAGGCGAGTAGAGCTTGAGAAACAGCGACTCGTGGGCCACCGCGCAATTCCATGCCCGGCAGCCGCTAAGGCCTCCGACATCGCGCCAGGAAAGTGGCGCGATGTCACCGCGACCCAGGCACCTCGCGAGCCAGGCGCAAATCACCGCCTCATCGCTCGAACGCTGCATGTCAGAGGACACAATCGCTTTGCAGTTAAGGGGACATGTTGCCTGTGCATCAACACCGCAACGGCCCCCTCTCGGCCAGCCTTCAGCCGTCACATGTGCCGCGAGATTGTCGGGGCCGGCCCCCCATCCTGGAACGATTTCGCAGTCTGACCTCGGTGCAAGCCGGCCCCGGCGATCTGGTGGGCGAAGCTGGGATCGAACCAGCGACTTCTTGCTTGTAAGGCAAGCGCTCTCCCGCTGAGCTATTCGCCCCTTGCCCCTCCGCCGGTGCAGCGACCTCGGCGCTCCTCCTTGTGCCCGACGCCGATTCTACACGGGCCGCGATAACAAGTCAACGCGAGCGGGCCCATCGGCCGTCAGTCGGTGCGCCCCGCGATATCAACCCGAATCCGAGGCGTTGCCAGCCGGTCGGCTTCTCGCGCGGCTTCTCGCGCGGCGTTGACATCGCTCCCGGCCCATGATATGCTCCGGCGTGAATCGTGCGGGTGGAGGGTGCCGTGCGCATATTGTGGCTATGGTTGTCTGCTCTGTTGGTGATGGCCCTGCCGGTGGCGGCGCAAACGCTGGACGAGGTTCCCCCTGGACATTGGAGCTATGCTGCGATTGACGCGCTGACGCAGCGCGGGCTGGTGCATGGGTACGCGGCGGCGCCCTACGGTGGCCCCACACCCTTGACGCGCCCGGAGATGGCGGCATTGACCGCCCGCGCGGTGCGCGGCGTCGGCGAGGCGATGGGGGAGCGCGGTCGCCGCCTCGAGCTGCTGGCCCAGGCCCCGCTGGAGGGCGCACCCCCAACCGCCGCCGAGGAGCCGTGCGCGGCGCCGCCCGCGGTCGCCCCGGAGGACCTCGCGCGCATTGACAAGCTGCTGGCCGAGTTTCGCAACGAGCTGGTGACCATGGGCGCCAAGGTGGACAGCATTGCCGCCGAGCTGGCAGACCTGCGCACCTCGCTCGACGAGACCCGCATCCGGCTGGACAAGGCGACGGACGAGATGATGCGCCATTGCATCTCCGGGTACGCGCAGATGCGCTACACGGTGGAGGGGTCGGCAGCGCCCGCCTCCGAGTTCGCCGTGCGCCGCGCCAAGCTGACGCTGTCGGGCCCGGTGTCCGCGCGAGCGGACTACAAGGTGGAGCTTGACGTGCCGACCCAGAAGAAAGCCGGCGAGAGCATCGTCGTTCTGAACGAAGGCTATGCCGCGTTGGATTTCAATGCGGTTCGCGTGCTCGCGGGGCAGTTCTACGTACCCTTCGGGTGGGAGCTGTTTACCTCCAGCCGGGAGCTTGAGGCGCCGGAAGAGTCGTTAGGTCTCAAGCGGTTGTTTCCGGACCGCAAGTACGATCGCGGCGTGCGCGTCGAGGGCAGCCTCGGTGACAAGTGGCGGGGATGGCTTGCCCTGGTCAACGGCGCCGGCTACAAGCGCGGCGACACCAATGACCATAAGGACGTGGCTGTGCGCCTGGCGCGGGCCGATCAGTCGCTGGAGTACGGGCTGTCGGCTTACTACGGCGAGGACACTAGCCCGGCGACCTCGACCACGCCGCGGGCGGATGCGAAGCGCCGTTTGGCGGGTGCTCACCTTGTCGCCCGACGAGGGCCGGCGGAGCTGAAGGGCGAGATCATCGTGGGCAGGGCGGCGCTGGCCGATGCGATCGCTGGCGGCGACAAGGATGTCCTGGCGTGGACCGTGCTCGGCGGCTATGCTCCGCGCCCGGGCACGCGCCTGGCGATCCGCTGGCACCGCTTTGACCCCGACCGCGACGCGGCGGGGGATAGCACCGACGTAACGTCGCTCATCTGGATGCGGCAGCTCGACCCGGCGGTGCGGCTGCGGGTGGCGGAGGAGTTCGTGCGCCCCGACGCCGGCGGCAGCTACGACATCTTCACCACCGAACTGCAGATCACGTACTGATGGGGTCCCCGATGCGCACTCGCATCGCTGCTGCTCTGGTTCTGCTCTTCGCCCTGACGGGCGCGGCGCTGGCCGCACCGCGGCCGCTGACCCTTGCCACCACTACCAGCACCTACGACAGCGGCCTTCTGGACTACATCCTGCCCGAGTTCGAGCAGCGCAGCGGCATCGCGGTCAAGGTCGTCGCCGTCGGCACCGGCCAGGCGTTGGAGTTGGCGGGGCGCGGCGACGCCGACGCGGTGCTCGTGCACGCGCCCGACCTCGAGCGCGATTTCATTCGCGCGGGCCACGCCGCCGGCCACTGGCGGCTGATGTACAACCATTTCGTCATCGTCGGCCCGGCCGCCGATACTGCCCACGTCAGCTCCTCCCCCACCCCGGCCATCGCCATGAAGCGGATCGCCGAGGCGCGCGCGACCTTCGTTTCGCGCGGTGACAAGTCCGGCACGCATTACCGCGAACTCCAGCTCTGGGAGACGGCCAAGATCAAGCCCCAAGGCGACTGGTACCTCGAAGCCGGGTCCGGCATGGCCGCCACCCTGCGCCTGGCCGACGACAAGGATGCGTACACCTTGAGCGACATCGGCACCTACCTCGCGCAGCGCGACCGCTTGCACCTGGCGATGCTTTGCGAAAAAGGCGACGAGCTGCTCAATCGCTACAGCCTAATGGCGGTCAGTCCGCGGACGCACCCGGGCGTCAATCACCAGGGGGCGATGCGGCTGATCCACTACTTCCTGGCACCGGAGACGCTCAGGCGCATCGGCGCCTTCGGCGCCGAGCGCTACGGTCGCCCACTGTTCCGGGTTTACGGGGCGGCGCGCGTTCCCGCGCGCGCGCAATAGCCGCGATTTCGGCAGGGGCGGCCGGCCTCCAACCATCGAGTGCGCAAACCGTGCACGACATCATCCAGGGGATAGGACAGGCCGCCCGCCTGCTGGCGACCGGCGGGCAGGGGGTGTGGGCGATCATCCTGCGCTCGCTGTTGGTGTCGGGCGCGAGCACGGTGCTGGGCTGCGCGCTCGGCATCCCGGTGGGCGCGGTAGTGGGCTTGCGCCGCTTCGCCGGCAAGCGCGCCGCGGTGGCGGCGCTCAACCTGGGCATGAGCCTGCCGCCGGTGGTGGTCGGGCTTTTCGTGTACCTGCTATTGTCGCGCAGCGGCCCGCTGGGGTTCACGCGCTTGCTGTTCAGCGTCCCCGCCATGGTCGTCGCCCAGACGATCCTCGCCTCGCCGCTCATCGCCGCGTTGACCGTGGCGGCGGTGGAATCGGTGGATCGGCGCGTGCGCGCGGTGGCGCTGTCGCTGGGCGCGAGCGAGCTGCGCGCCACCCTGACCCTGCTGGGCGAGGCGCGCTTCGCCATGGGCGCGGCGGTCATCGCCGGCTTCGGCGCCGTCATCTCGGAGGTCGGCGCGGTGATGATGGTCGGCGGCAACATCGCCAGCCACACGCGCGTCATGACCACCGCCATCGTCCTCGAAACCGGCAAGGGCAATTTCGACCTCGCCATCGCGCTCGGCATCATCCTGCTGCTGATCGCCTTCGTTGTGAACTTCGCGCTCGGCTTTTTGCAGAGGTGGCGGTAGTGGCGGGCGAATACGCCATCCAGGTGCGAGGTCTGACGCAGCGCTACGGTGTGCGCGAGGTGCTGTCCAACATCACCCTCGACATACCGCGCGGCGGAGTCTTCTGCGTTTTCGGCCCCAATGGCGCGGGCAAGAGCACCCTGCTGCGACTGCTCGATCTGCTGGAGACGCCCGCCGGGGGGGAGGTCGTCATCGGCGGCGTGCGCGCCACGACCGGCGCCGCGCCGGCGCTGCGGCGGCGCATGGCGATGGTATTCCAGTCGCCTTACCTGCTACGCGCCAGCGTGAGCGCCAATGTCGCCTATGGGCTGCGTGTGCGCGGATGGTCTCGCCGCCAGCGCCGCACGCGCGTGCGCGAGGTGCTGGAGCAGGTGGGCGCTTGCGATCTCATGCGCAGGCCGGCGTGGGGACTATCGGGAGGCGAGGCGCAACTGGTGGGCCTCGCTCGCGCCCTGGCAGTGAAGCCCGAGGTATTGTTCCTGGACGAGCCGGAGGCCAATCTCGACCCGCAGAACGCGAGCCGGATCGAGGCGGTGGTGCGGGAACATGCCGCCGCGCATACCGTTATCCTGGTAACGCACAACCTGTTTCTGGCGCGGCGCCTCGCCGCAACTACGAGCCGCGCCGCGTTCCTCTACGATGGCCAGTTGATCGAGCAGGGCCCGGCCGAAGATATCCTCAACCTGCCGCGCGACGAGCGCACCGCCGCCTTCATCAGCGGCAAGATGCCGGGATAGCCGAAAAAAAAGAAAGAGAACGTCGCTGGGGGGCGAATTGCACAGGCATGACCTCCCGCGAACGATTGACCGCAGTGCTGGCCCGGCGCCTGCCCGACCGCGTGCCCATGGTCGACATCGCCTTCTGGCCGCAGACCCTCGAGCGCTGGCGGCGGGAGGGGCTGCCCGCCGATGTCGAGCCGGGGGCGTACTTCGGGCTCGACGAGATGTCCGGCGTCGGGCTCGACTGCAGCCTGCAACTGCCCGAGCGCACCCTCGAAGAGACCGCCGATTACCGTATCGTCGTGGACCGCAACGGGGTCACGACCAAGGAATGGCGGGATACCTTCGCCACGCCGGGGCAACTCGAGTTCACCATCACCGATGCCGACGCCTGGCGCGCGCACCGCGAGCGCCTGCGTCCCGACCCCACGCGCATCAGCGACGCCGCCTGGCAGAGCTATCGCGACGGCCGCGCCCGCGACGCCTTCGTCTATCTCAACCCCGGCGAGCCGTTCTGGCGGCTCCTGCGCATCGTCGGGCACGAGACGGCGCTGTTGTGGGTGGCGGAGCAGCCGGAGCTGGTGGCGGAGATACTCGCCGACTACACGGACTTCATCATTGCCAATTGCGACATGACGGTCGCCGCGGGCCTGGAGTGCGATGGCGTATGGCTATTCTCCGACCTCTGTTACAAGAATGGGATGTTGTTCTCGCCGCGGGCCTACCGGGAGCTGCTGCAGCCGCATCACCGGCGCATGGCGGAAATGTGCCGCCGCCGAGGCTGGCCCTTCATCCTGCACTGCGACGGCGATGTGCGCCAGTTCATCCCGCTGCTCATCGAGTCGGGCTTTGACTGCATCCAACCGCTGGAGGCGCGCGCGGGCAACGACGTGCGCGAGCTCAAGCCGCTCTACGGCGACCGCATCGTCTTCTTCGGCAACATCAACGCCGACGCCATGGCGCGCGGCGGCGAGGAGC
Coding sequences:
- a CDS encoding amidohydrolase family protein translates to MSSFDRHYERLLEMLGQMEIVDCHEHLPPEKDRVAQDVDFSLFFSHYCRGDLLAAGMPPAEVEAFFKPDTAAEVKWRSFEPFYQRIQDGSYCRAAHIAMEKFYGIGRLSSLDDAQALTAAMRQANRPGLYHQVLKEVCRIRLAMNYGAVTDDPEFFAPVIFVAEYGEVTPAVIRGLEDRLGVSCASLDRYVEAVARELRGLREQGMKGLKFHFAYMRDLHFAPRTHAEAEAVFNRVIEEGYGWRAFSLGYEESRPLQDYMVHRLIEMAGEMELPVVFHSSLQAYTGHNADDARPLRLWNLPNRYRDVEFVVLHAGFPWLEEAALLAKQYANVYLDLSWAHLMSPEITRRALKSWVELAPMNKVFGFGGDYCVVEKVYGHLVMARENIARALAEKIEDGSLPPARADAWLQAMMRDNPARVFRLAL
- a CDS encoding phosphotransferase, with the translated sequence MAHESLFLKLYSPGFDDYSRLGPVDTARKHALALDELPRFGVPAPRCLGFAAEHDEAALVTEWLIASPFAPAHRVEAARVLARLQALRLPDLSPELAALISRSTPNRGRIGEAPDEPQLTETTLQHGDYYSVNLVAGRDTVSVLDWDLLAVGDPMWDLGLLLCADRSVTEEEAAAVIAAYEEIHPAATERLLWHRRCWQSFWDERDRRGRRSREA
- a CDS encoding porin; translated protein: MRILWLWLSALLVMALPVAAQTLDEVPPGHWSYAAIDALTQRGLVHGYAAAPYGGPTPLTRPEMAALTARAVRGVGEAMGERGRRLELLAQAPLEGAPPTAAEEPCAAPPAVAPEDLARIDKLLAEFRNELVTMGAKVDSIAAELADLRTSLDETRIRLDKATDEMMRHCISGYAQMRYTVEGSAAPASEFAVRRAKLTLSGPVSARADYKVELDVPTQKKAGESIVVLNEGYAALDFNAVRVLAGQFYVPFGWELFTSSRELEAPEESLGLKRLFPDRKYDRGVRVEGSLGDKWRGWLALVNGAGYKRGDTNDHKDVAVRLARADQSLEYGLSAYYGEDTSPATSTTPRADAKRRLAGAHLVARRGPAELKGEIIVGRAALADAIAGGDKDVLAWTVLGGYAPRPGTRLAIRWHRFDPDRDAAGDSTDVTSLIWMRQLDPAVRLRVAEEFVRPDAGGSYDIFTTELQITY
- a CDS encoding substrate-binding domain-containing protein, encoding MRTRIAAALVLLFALTGAALAAPRPLTLATTTSTYDSGLLDYILPEFEQRSGIAVKVVAVGTGQALELAGRGDADAVLVHAPDLERDFIRAGHAAGHWRLMYNHFVIVGPAADTAHVSSSPTPAIAMKRIAEARATFVSRGDKSGTHYRELQLWETAKIKPQGDWYLEAGSGMAATLRLADDKDAYTLSDIGTYLAQRDRLHLAMLCEKGDELLNRYSLMAVSPRTHPGVNHQGAMRLIHYFLAPETLRRIGAFGAERYGRPLFRVYGAARVPARAQ
- a CDS encoding ABC transporter permease; protein product: MHDIIQGIGQAARLLATGGQGVWAIILRSLLVSGASTVLGCALGIPVGAVVGLRRFAGKRAAVAALNLGMSLPPVVVGLFVYLLLSRSGPLGFTRLLFSVPAMVVAQTILASPLIAALTVAAVESVDRRVRAVALSLGASELRATLTLLGEARFAMGAAVIAGFGAVISEVGAVMMVGGNIASHTRVMTTAIVLETGKGNFDLAIALGIILLLIAFVVNFALGFLQRWR
- a CDS encoding ATP-binding cassette domain-containing protein, translated to MAGEYAIQVRGLTQRYGVREVLSNITLDIPRGGVFCVFGPNGAGKSTLLRLLDLLETPAGGEVVIGGVRATTGAAPALRRRMAMVFQSPYLLRASVSANVAYGLRVRGWSRRQRRTRVREVLEQVGACDLMRRPAWGLSGGEAQLVGLARALAVKPEVLFLDEPEANLDPQNASRIEAVVREHAAAHTVILVTHNLFLARRLAATTSRAAFLYDGQLIEQGPAEDILNLPRDERTAAFISGKMPG
- a CDS encoding uroporphyrinogen decarboxylase family protein, encoding MTSRERLTAVLARRLPDRVPMVDIAFWPQTLERWRREGLPADVEPGAYFGLDEMSGVGLDCSLQLPERTLEETADYRIVVDRNGVTTKEWRDTFATPGQLEFTITDADAWRAHRERLRPDPTRISDAAWQSYRDGRARDAFVYLNPGEPFWRLLRIVGHETALLWVAEQPELVAEILADYTDFIIANCDMTVAAGLECDGVWLFSDLCYKNGMLFSPRAYRELLQPHHRRMAEMCRRRGWPFILHCDGDVRQFIPLLIESGFDCIQPLEARAGNDVRELKPLYGDRIVFFGNINADAMARGGEELEAEVRSKLLAAKPGGGYIYHSDHSIPPTISFESYRRVIELVRELGRYEE